A portion of the Drosophila sechellia strain sech25 chromosome 2R, ASM438219v1, whole genome shotgun sequence genome contains these proteins:
- the LOC6609045 gene encoding uncharacterized protein LOC6609045, with protein sequence MEMAICGGGIPTLMLLILTAILSLSQAADTWQRLPSLETFSSYEDMQRYFDQRNFRSMRHIDNPTGDTYLAAFNQYNEQVQDQSPKRVSQTHSRIKREQRQLPTAPRMLRFELADAVEPSPELKQILRQYQSRALKENPTAASPASTTQAPTPAGSPTMATKTKTRKPRRQRRSVVGAQLPADFKVKMIPFEETDAREPDPITAQLIKKARSLDLQSQATRSTDFRQAKPQVARKQPIQVRIRKTKRSKRSAPQMIKFELADAKAMPQRSGKQMATEAVPTLLTMETQRNKTKAQQLTTPTPRVEDNDILTGEATAETKRMYVYKEAPVSSGHVKTKKSLSTLPHEVQKVISQLMKDGLGGKAYVKYLPAQKSDYEHYKAKSLSYGGKPLVNYVKYINKPAEPAASPTPVQVHIQPVPVVEQLRYVYKPHYAAAAPTIAQPIVVQEAPAPTAAVEEVHHTYTAELAPPPTQSVEVVVPQFRPSKPDPLLSEAPAIYGKPQEETYNSYELQPEASPLIKIEYHAQPDSINEHYKRLPEFQQLSTLIGKSPDDQIHGLTYLLAKEMQAKLQRQGKQLVDRPQDSTAPILFHPGQGASPAPTLKTLLEHGSLGVQPGRLIGMAKTKQYVPIIEPGNNDVKELPAAPSSEASKLPTPSSYIDYTHGHGLSNGYEGVTNAEEPVTTVEHVVHHPTVATQLHHQVLLPKPQHHHHQQQHHGLVATVLPAELDSDKGVNGLHFVHSDEDKSLQQYASKYAFGYRIRDFHTGNDFGHKQNRDLHGVTRGQYHILLPDGRIQNVIYHADDTGFHADVSFEGATKH encoded by the exons atggaaatggctatCTGCGGCGGTGGCATCCCCACCTTAATG CTACTGATCCTGACTGCGATCCTAAGTTTGAGTCAAGCTGCAGATACCTGGCAGCGTTTACCATCCCTAGAAACGTTTTCCTCATATGAG GATATGCAGCGTTACTTTGATCAGCGCAATTTCCGCAGCATGCGGCATATTGACAATCCCACGGGTGACACCTACTTGGCAGCCTTCAATCAGTACAATGAGCAAGTGCAGGATCAGTCACCAAAACGGGTGAGCCAAACCCACTCCAGGATCAAGCGTGAGCAACGTCAACTGCCAACGGCACCAAGAATGCTGCGTTTCGAACTGGCAGATGCCGTGGAGCCAAGTCCGGAACTTAAGCAAATCCTACGGCAATATCAGTCCAGAGCCCTCAAGGAAAATCCTACTGCTGCGAGTCCAGCCAGTACCACTCAGGCACCGACTCCTGCAGGTAGTCCCACCATGGCCACAAAAACCAAGACCCGGAAACCACGTCGACAGAGGCGATCAGTTGTGGGCGCCCAGCTGCCGGCGGATTTTAAAGTTAAAATGATTCCTTTCGAAGAAACTGATGCTAGGGAGCCCGATCCCATCACAGCTCAGCTGATCAAGAAGGCGCGCTCCCTGGATCTCCAGAGTCAGGCCACCAGATCCACAGACTTTCGCCAGGCTAAGCCCCAAGTGGCCAGGAAGCAGCCTATCCAGGTGAGAATTCGCAAGACAAAGCGCTCCAAGCGTTCAGCTCCGCAGATGATCAAATTTGAGTTGGCGGATGCCAAGGCCATGCCCCAAAGATCCGGCAAGCAAATGGCAACTGAAGCTGTACCCACCCTACTGACCATGGAAACCCAGAGGAATAAGACCAAAGCTCAGCAGCTGACCACACCCACTCCTCGGGTGGAGGATAATGATATACTCACTGGTGAAGCCACGGCGGAAACCAAACGCATGTATGTTTACAAAGAGGCTCCTGTCAGTTCTGGACATGTGAAGACAAAGAAATCCCTGAGCACTCTGCCCCATGAAGTGCAGAAGGTCATTAGCCAGCTGATGAAAGATGGATTGGGTGGCAAGGCGTATGTCAAGTATCTTCCTGCCCAGAAATCCGACTACGAGCACTACAAAGCCAAATCCTTGTCCTATGGTGGCAAGCCTTTAGTTAACTATGTAAAGTACATCAATAAGCCGGCTGAACCAGCGGCATCTCCAACTCCTGTTCAAGTGCACATCCAACCAGTTCCTGTGGTGGAGCAACTGCGCTATGTTTACAAGCCCCACtatgcagcagctgctcccaCAATAGCCCAACCCATTGTGGTTCAGGAGGCCCCAGCTCCCACAGCTGCAGTGGAGGAAGTGCATCACACCTACACCGCAGAGCTGGCACCGCCGCCCACGCAGAGTGTTGAGGTGGTTGTACCTCAATTTAGACCTTCTAAGCCAGATCCTCTGCTGTCGGAAGCTCCTGCCATCTATGGGAAGCCCCAGGAGGAGACCTACAACTCCTACGAGCTCCAGCCAGAGGCATCGCCCCTGATCAAAATCGAGTACCACGCCCAGCCGGATAGCATCAATGAGCACTACAAACGGCTACCCGAGTTCCAGCAACTGTCCACGCTTATTGGCAAGTCTCCGGACGATCAGATCCATGGCCTAACCTACCTCCTGGCCAAGGAGATGCAGGCCAAGCTGCAGAGGCAGGGCAAACAGCTGGTGGATCGCCCGCAGGACAGCACAGCTCCGATTCTCTTCCATCCCGGACAAGGCGCCTCCCCGGCACCTACTTTGAAAACCCTATTGGAGCACGGATCGCTTGGGGTTCAGCCTGGTCGATTGATTGGAATGGCCAAGACCAAGCAGTATGTGCCCATCATCGAACCGGGCAACAACGATGTCAAGGAGCTGCCCGCTGCGCCCAGCAGCGAGGCCTCCAAGCTGCCCACTCCGAGTTCCTACATCGATTACACCCACGGACATGGCCTATCCAACGGGTATGAAGGTGTGACCAATGCAGAGGAGCCGGTTACCACAGTGGAGCATGTGGTGCACCATCCCACGGTGGCCACGCAGCTGCATCACCAGGTCCTACTCCCAAAGccgcagcaccaccaccatcagcagcaacaccacgGACTTGTGGCCACTGTCCTTCCGGCGGAACTGGACTCGGACAAGGGCGTGAATGGTCTGCACTTCGTACACAGCGATGAGGACAAGTCG
- the LOC6609046 gene encoding cytosol aminopeptidase, whose translation MNNLRQIHCSLRNACVLCKPHVLSSVGVRFSCGDGKTMARGVVVGLYQKEGDKDPKLTPAGHKIDQRVQGKLMKAICETKLDGRLGRGKVFHNIDAEFAAVAVVGVGLEGIGFNELEMLDEGMEFVRVAAGVGARSLQKQGITNVLVDGMDYAEQAAEGSQLAVWRFPDNLSKKNMPMVPTLELFESPDHEGWTRGIFKAEAQNLARRLSDAPANCMTPTMFAQAAVDALCPCGITVEVRTMDWIEAQRLNAFLMIAKGSCEPPVLLELSYCGTAPDDKPILFVGKGITFNSGALNLRPCRGMDEYRGSMSAAACCVAMMRCIAALSLPINVTCIIPLCENMPSGMSAKPGDVVTLLNGKSMAIRDLDKAGVVVLSDPLLYGQKTYLPRLVVDIATLNTGVKKAFGGGATGIWSNSHYIWKQFQRAGSISGDRVWRLPLWQYYRRQVTDERAYDLSNNGRGLATSCLAAAILHELVPCVDWAHLDTRGTGLLTKYGLVPYLTKKRMTGRPTRTLVQFVYQMACPEMK comes from the coding sequence ATGAACAATCTACGTCAGATTCACTGCTCGTTGAGAAACGCGTGTGTCCTGTGCAAACCGCATGTCCTGTCCAGTGTTGGCGTGAGATTCTCTTGCGGCGATGGCAAGACGATGGCGAGAGGCGTGGTCGTCGGCCTCTATCAGAAGGAAGGCGACAAGGATCCCAAGCTGACTCCCGCCGGCCACAAGATTGACCAGCGCGTCCAAGGTAAGCTGATGAAGGCGATCTGCGAAACGAAGTTGGACGGACGACTGGGTCGCGGCAAGGTGTTCCACAACATCGATGCCGAATTCGCAGCCGTTGCCGTGGTGGGCGTGGGCCTGGAGGGCATCGGCTTCAACGAACTAGAAATGCTGGACGAGGGCATGGAGTTCGTTCGGGTGGCCGCTGGCGTAGGTGCCAGATCCCTGCAGAAGCAGGGCATCACCAACGTCTTGGTGGACGGCATGGACTACGCAGAGCAGGCGGCCGAGGGCTCACAACTGGCCGTCTGGCGATTCCCGGACAACCTGTCCAAGAAGAACATGCCAATGGTGCCGACCCTGGAACTATTCGAGTCGCCGGATCACGAGGGCTGGACTCGGGGCATCTTCAAGGCGGAGGCCCAGAATTTGGCGAGACGCTTAAGCGATGCCCCCGCCAACTGCATGACGCCTACCATGTTTGCCCAGGCCGCCGTGGACGCCCTGTGTCCCTGCGGCATTACCGTGGAGGTTCGCACCATGGACTGGATCGAGGCCCAGCGCCTGAATGCCTTCCTCATGATCGCCAAAGGCAGCTGTGAGCCGCCAGTGCTCCTGGAGTTGAGCTACTGCGGCACCGCGCCCGATGACAAGCCCATTTTGTTCGTGGGCAAGGGCATCACCTTCAACTCTGGTGCCCTCAACCTGCGCCCTTGCAGAGGCATGGATGAGTATCGTGGCAGCATGTCCGCAGCCGCCTGCTGTGTGGCCATGATGCGCTGCATCGCCGCCCTGTCGCTGCCCATCAATGTGACGTGCATCATTCCGTTGTGCGAGAACATGCCCTCAGGAATGTCGGCTAAGCCAGGCGACGTGGTCACCCTGCTCAATGGTAAGTCAATGGCCATACGTGATCTGGACAAGGCTGGTGTGGTTGTACTATCGGATCCCCTGCTCTACGGACAGAAGACCTACCTGCCCAGGTTGGTGGTGGACATTGCTACCCTTAACACGGGTGTGAAGAAGGCCTTCGGTGGTGGCGCCACTGGCATCTGGTCCAACTCTCACTACATCTGGAAGCAGTTCCAGCGAGCTGGCTCCATTTCCGGTGACCGTGTGTGGCGTCTGCCACTCTGGCAATACTACAGGCGCCAGGTCACCGACGAGCGCGCCTATGATCTGAGCAACAATGGGCGGGGATTGGCCACCTCCTGTCTGGCGGCGGCCATCCTTCACGAACTAGTGCCCTGCGTGGACTGGGCACATCTTGACACCCGTGGCACTGGACTCCTTACCAAGTACGGACTAGTGCCCTACCTCACCAAGAAGCGTATGACCGGACGACCCACCCGAACCCTGGTTCAATTCGTCTACCAAATGGCCTGTCCGGAGATGAAGTAA